Part of the Candidatus Moraniibacteriota bacterium genome is shown below.
GCATGCGCTTGACGAGGTACGAAATACGGGGAAAATCTCGGCGCCCTTTCTTGGTGTCCGCTCGGTTGCGATTACGCCGGAAATTCAGAAGGCGAATAATCTTCCGTTTGCATATGGAGCGCTTATAGTTCGCGGGCAGAACATTACCGATCTCGCCGTCGTGCCTGGTTCTCCGGCGGACAAGGCGGATATCGTCGAAAATGATATTGTTCTCGAGATTGATGGAACAAAAATTGATACCGATGCTCAACTTGCTGACGTGATTGCTTCGAAGCATGCGGGCGATACGGTGACGCTCAAAGTATGGCACAAGGGCGATACGAGAGATGTTGATGTGACGCTCGAGGAACGAAAGTGATGGTAGTCACTTCGTCATAAGAAACAAAAAGAAGTCTTCTAGAGAGACTTCTTTTTGAATTTAGCGTGATGCTGATTTGATGGGATTCTTCTTGACCAACATCGACGAGAGAACGGGGACGATGAGGAGGGTGAAGAAAGATGAAACGGCAAGCCCGAAGATGATGGCAGTACCGAGTGCTCGCCATAGGGCATCAGAGAGGGTGATAGGAATGAGTCCTAATATGGTGGCGAATGAAGTGATGAATATCGCTTCGATTCGAGACTTCCCGGCATCGATAATCGCTTCGGTATGTTCGAGACCGCTTGCCCAATTGAGATTCATCTTGTCTATGAGTATGATGGCGTTTTTTACGACGATGCCAAAGAGCGCGAGAATGCCGATGAGCCCCGGGAAGGAGAGGGGGACGTGGAATATCGCCATGCCAACAAAGACACCAATCATAGCAAGTGGGAGTGTTGTAAGGACGATAGCAGCTTGCTTTACAGAGTTGAATTGAATGATAAGGGTGGCAACGATAAGTGCGATGGCAATGACGAGCGCGCGCAGGATAGAAGCGACCGACTCTTGATTCTGTTCGTTTTCACCGCCATAGGAGAGGGAATAGCCATCAGGGAGATGATAGCTCTCCTTCACTTTTTTCTGAAAGGCAGTGAGGATTTCAGCGGGGCGGACATCGGTATTGACGCCGGCAGAGAGGAGAGCTGTCCGCTTCTGATCGATGCGAGTGATGGAATCGACGGAGGGTTTGAGTTCGATGGTAGCGAGATCACTGAGGCGAATCATATTGCCGGAGGCATTTCGAAATTCGATATTTCGCACATCATCGAGTGAAGGTATTGAGCGTTCGGCGAATCGGGCATTGACGCTGATTTCTTTGTTGTCGCGCAGGACAGTAGTGACTTCGATGCCGGAAATTGCCATGCGAAGCGTGCTCCCAACACTGGTTGCGTCGAGTCCGTAGTAGGCGAGACGGTCATGATTGAGTGTAAAGGTATAGTCGGCAGGAGCATTCTTGAGTGAGCTATTAATATTAGTCGTGCCTGGGATAGTCGCGAGAATGCCCTTGAGGTCGCGTGCGATTTCGTCGATGGTTTTCAAATCGTCACCCGATATTCGTGCTTCGAAGGCGGCTCCTGATGGAGGACCACCCTGCTGGCTTGCGATGCGGATATCGGCATCTTTGATGTCAGAGACGTCAGTGCGCAATGCGTCGGCAATCGCAGAAGATGTGCGACTCCGGTCATGCTTGTCGGAGAGTTTGATGACGATACCGGCGAGGTGTGAGGAATTTCCACTCGTGCTTCCGGTGCCATCTTGGGAAACGCCGGCATTTCCGACGACAGTAGAGAAATTCACAATTTCGGGATAGGCAAGAAGCTTGTGTTCAACCTGTTGCACGATAGTGTTCGTCTCATCGAGTTTGAGTCCTGTGGGAGCTTCGACATTGACAAAGATGAGATCTTCATCAGATGCGGGGAAGAATTCGACGGGCACGATGCCAAGTACGGGCAATAAGACGGCGCTTATGAAGATGGCACCGGTTCCGATGAGGACAGTCCATTTGCGCCGAGTGCTCGAAAGGACGCTTCGAAGCAATCTCTCATAGGGCGGAATAATGCGATCGAAATGGATGATGCCATGGATGAATCGGTCCTTGAGGGTGCCGTTTTCGCGATTTCCTGCTTCTTTGAGACGAGTTTTTATGAGGTTTTCGTCAGCCCATTCCGCGTCGACGAGTGCGGAATTATTTGCAAGAAGAATCTTTCCTTTGCGGAGGAAATACCAGAGTAGGAGTCGTATCGCGATAATGAATGACACTCCTGCAATGGCAAATCCCCAGAAGTTTCTGAAGGAAAGACCGTATGTGCCGAGTCCAAGGAGAAAAATCGTTGCAATGATAAACCAATTTTTGGTAAATCGAATGCGCTCAAGTGCGGCGGCAAGTGGGTGATTGATCATGAGAGCGATACCGAGAGATGCTGTCAGTGTGACAGAAACGGTGACCGGAATAGACTTGATGAATTGTCCAATAAGACCGGTTGCAAGGAGGAGCGGCAAGAATGCCCACATCGTTGTGAGCGTCGTGGTCGTGAGGACGACTTTGAAATCGCGAAGCACCAGGAGTACGGCTTCTTCTGGGGTGAATTTTCCGGTTCGGAGGTATTGTTTGGTTGCCGATACGACGACGATGGCGTCATCGACCAGGAGTCCCATGGACAAGAGAAGGGAGAAGAGCGAGAGAAAGTTGAGGGATATACCAGAGAGAAGCATCGTGCCGAAAGTGATAAAGAAAACAAGTGGAATAGTGAGTCCGGCAATGAGCGCTTCTTTCAGTCCAACGATGAGAATAAGCGTGCCAACAACGAGCCCGACCGTGAGGAAAAAGTCGCGAGTCAGTTCGTCAAAGTTTTTGCGAATTTCTTTGGCGAGGTCGACGGTCGTCGTCCATTCTACGCCTCCGGGGAAACTCGCAGATAATTGACTCATGGTCTTCTCTGCTTCATCGACAGTTTCAATGATAGATCCGCCGGTTCGTTTTGTGATATCCAATGTGACCGCGCTTGCCGGGATTGATCCACTGATAGAGAGTCGCGAGAGAACGGTTCGTTTTATGGCACGTTCTTCTACGGTAGCGATATCCTTGAGGAGTACTGCACCGCCATTTGCTGAAAATCGAATGGGAATATTTCCGAGGGTGTCTGCGTTGAAGAATCGCGCATCGGTTCGCACGGGGTAGGAGAATCGCGACCCGTCGAAAGTACCGGCGGGAACGGCGCGATTGGTAAGAGCGATAGCGCGATTGGCTTCGTCGGGGGAGATGCCAAGTGCGGAGAGTTTTGCCGGATCGTAGGCGACGGAGAATTCGCGTTCATCACCGCCGGAGACTTTTACTTCTCGGACGCCGGGGATTTTCTTGAGTTCATCACTTGCGGTGTCGGCGAGTGATCGAAGAGCGAGCCCGTCGATTGGACCGGAGAGGGCGATAGTGAGTATTGGCTGATCATCAAAAGAGACTTCCTTAACGGAAGGGTCATTGGCGTCGTCAGGGAGATCACTCTTTACTTCAGAGACCGCATCGCGAAGATTGCGAATAGCATCGTCAATCGGTTCGTTTGCTTCATATTCAACCGTGACCAATGAGAGGGAATTTGCGGAATTCGAAGTAATCTTTTTGATACCGGAGAGCCCACTAATCTTTGTCTCTATCTTTTTGGTGACGAGTTCTTCGACATCCGACGGCGAAGCGCCTGGGAACGGCGTAATGACGATGCCGACCGGAATTTTTATTTCCGGATTGGATTCGCGCGGAAGCTGGAAGAATGACCAAAGTCCCCAGATGGTGATGGCGGTAATGAGGAGGAGAATGACCCGAGGGCGCGTGACGAAGAAATTGAAAGCGCTTTTTCGGAGTGCCGGATCAAACTCGAGTTTTCTCAGGTATTCCGAATCGGAAGAGGTATCGTGTGAAGTATTTTTGGACATAGCGTGGACCGTCATGAAGATGAAGAATGAAATCTGTACGAAATATCTCGTGTCTGGGTTGTTTCAACACGCTCCTATTCCTCGGTACTTACGGAGACCCCTTCTTCGAGAATTCTTCCGCTTTCAATGATGATGTTTGTGTCGTCCGAGATGTCTGCCGAGACAATGCCTGTTTCACCAGAGACGGTCACAGAAGTGGCGATAACTTTTTTTGCTTTGCCCTCTTCTTCGATAAAGAAAAACGATCCATCTTGTCCGGTCGTGATGGCGGAAAGCGGAAGGGAAAATGTGGAAACGTTGGTCAAAGCACGCTCTGTTTTGAGGGTCACTGTTGCTATGGATCCTGCACGGAGACTTTTGTCTGAGAGTTTCGCTTCGATGGGGAATTTCCCAGTACTGGAATCAGCGATGGCGCCGAGAGAAATGATACGTGCTTCGGATGAAACATTTCCCGAGGTCACTGTAATCGTGTCGCTAAGCGCAAGTGCGTGTCGTGTGTCGGTAGACACCTGGAATCGTATCTTGGGCGCCGTGCCGGAAGCGATGGTTGCAAGTGTGGTGCCAGGTGAGACTGTGCTCCCAACAGCAACATTTTTCTCTGAAATGATGCCGGAGAGTGTTGCTCGGACAAGGGCACTGTTGCGAGCGTTGTCGAGTGCTATGGTTGCGCTTTCGAGACGAAGCTTTGCGAGGTTTCGTGCGAGTGTATTGGCAGTGCTCTTTGTGCTGTCCTTTTCAGTGAGGCGAGCGGCATCCTTGTAGGCTTTATTGGCAAGGGACACGGCAATTTCTGCCTGTCGGATAGTCTCTGATAGTAAGCCGTCTTTTGAAACGGCAGACCCAAAGGGCGTGTCGATGCGGAAGAGCATCGATCCGAGTGCGACAGTGCTACCAACCTCGAATGGGGCAGAGGAAATAGTACCGGAAGTAGTAGCAAGGAGAGTGGTTTCATTTTCGGGGACAATGACACCGGGAAGATGGTCTTCGGTAGTGGTGCTTTTGAGATCGCGCGCTTTTTTGGCGGTGACCTGAAGAGGAGTTATTTCATCGGTTTTCAAGGTTTCTTCTTGGCTTTTTGAAGTATTCTTTTGTGAGAGAAAGACCCAGACACTGCCGATGATAATGAGGAGTATTGTAAAGATCCAGAGAGTTGATCGTCGCGATTGTGGCATTGGAAACGGCATAGGAGTTTCGGCTTAAAAACAAATAAATATTCTTTGAACAATCTGCCCATTATCCTCGAAATAATCTACTTTGTCAAGATGGGGCGCCTTTTTATGAGGGCGGATATGTTTGACGAAAAGAGATTTTTTTGGTATAGCAGTGGAATATGTCTTCGAAATTTTTTCAAAAACGCGTTGAGGATTTCTCGTGCGGGCATTGCGCTGCTGCTGTATCGGGGGATGGCTATACCAATCACTGCCCGCATTGCCTGTGGAGTCGGCATGTCGACATCCATCCCGGTGATAGGCTGTCGAGATGTGGCGAGCTTATGGAACCCGTTTCAGCATTCCTCGAGCATGGCGAGTGGCAGGTACAGCACCACTGTCTCTCTTGTGGATACGAAAAAAAGAACCGCCTCGCAGCGGACGATGATATGAGTGTACTTGCCAAAATTGTTCACGGGGAGAAATAAAAAGCTCCCGATGTGATTTGTGGGAGTGGCAGCGATTGGGAATGCCATGGGAATCACATCGGGAGAAGATCTTCACGCTTGGGAGAAGGCATTGGCTGCGTGAAAGATTGGTTTGAAATCCTGAACATTGTCAGGATTCCGGAATTGGTCGGGCGGACACGGACGCATTTCGCTCGTCGCTACTTTGCATGTATTCCCGCGCCGCCCGGAGAACTGCAAGGATGGGTTGTTCCTTGCAGGGAACTTCACCCCAGATAGGGTTTGTCTGGGGTTCTTCTGTTGCCTTTGTAATCTCTGGACAGCACTTAAAGAGAACACAAAGACGTGTAGAAGCCTAGGTTGTTAAAGATTTAATACTACCTTTCTACTGTACATTTTCTGTGGCGTCAAGTGGTATGGGGAGGCGCCACTGCCAGGGGTGGTTGGGAATTTTGAAAAATTCGGCATTGTCGGGGGCGCTTTTGTCGAGTTTGTAGTGGATGTGTTGCAGGGTCTTTCCTTGCGGGTCGCGCAGTTCTATATATTGCCTCGTATTGCCAAGGGTGAAGGCAGATTCTTGATGGGTGAGTGTTTTCGACTCGCCGGGTTTGAGAAGAAAGTCTTCGTGTATAACGTGGTTTGTGAAATTCTTTGTGGTGCGTTTGGATTTGGTGGAAATGCTCCACTTCTTCAGGTTGACATTTTTCTTTGATTTGTTTTGGACGAGAATCGACTCTCGGTTGGTATCGGCGCCTTGGGGGTTTGGCATGAGAGAAACAATGCGGACTTTTGGCGCGACATATTTCTCAATTTTGACGTGGAATGTTTTCGTTTTGTCGGCGATGCCGTCGGTGTAGGTGAGCTTCACGGTGTATCGTCCGGTCTTGGCAAAAGTATGCATTGTGTCTTTCTTGTAGCTCTTGTGTCCGTCACCGAAATCCCATACGACTTTGGTTTTGTCGCGGTCTTTATCGCGAATCTTTGCGGTGAATTCCAGAGAGATTTTTGCGAAGCCTTCCTTCGGAACGGATGTTTTGGCGGAGGGGTCGTTGCCAAATCGGTTTGCTTCGCCGGGGGTGAGGAATTTGGTATTGCGCCAGGCACTACCGTCTCGGGCGAGTGAGATGTTTTCGTGAGTTGTGTCCCAAGAAATGCTGTCGGATTTGGTGCCGGTTGCATCTTCGAGCGTGACGGTTTCATGGCTATTGTTGAGCGCAAAGATGAAGTCGGGGCGGAAGATGGTAAGGAAAGCGTTTGGCTCGATGGCACTTTTGGTGGGGAAAGTGTATTTCCCGGTTTTGGAGGCGTCGCGAAGCGTCCACTTGGAGAGATCGACGGTTTTACTGCTTCGGTTTTCGAGTTCGATGAATTCGTTTTTTGATTCGTCTCCTTTTGGATTGGCGAGAATCTCGGAGAGGACAATATGCGCATCACCCACATGGTCTTTGGATGCGCCACAAAAATCGACAGATGTGTGGGAGGAGGTTTGCCTGGTTGGCAGAAAAGCTTTTTCAATGCTTGGCGCATTTGTTTTAGATATTCGGACAATCATCTCGTGAGCTTCGGGATTTCGAACATTCGGTTCGTCGCTTCGGAATGGTTTGTTCACGATGCCCCATGAGAGGGAATCGACGATTGCGTCATCTGTATCGAGGAGGGCGAGAGAGTTGTTGTCTGTGAGCGTTGCCGTGCTTGATTCTGTTGCGTGCAGGGTACTCGCAAAACTGTTTGCGGAATTTGCCCAGAGGAGTGTCGCACCAGGTGGCAACGTGTTCGATGTGTCGCCGAATACTTTGACGGATGACTCACTGCCACTCCCGATTCGTTTTCGGAGTTTCCAGCCGGAGAGGTCGAGCGCACAGTCTTCATCGTTTCGTATTTCTATGAAGTCTTCGGAAGTGGTGTCGCCTGAAGTCTGGACGGTTCGTATAAAGACATTCCAAGAGTTTTCTTGTGCTTCGGCGATTTCAGTGAGAACAAAAAAAGCGCTTCCGAGCGATATCGCGAGAAGGGCGCTCTGTTTTATATAGGCGGAGAATGCTGTGCGAGCAGTCATAGGTTAGAAGAGTCGTTTCAGGAAAGCAGTGAGTGTATCTTCAGTATTTCGAATTTTCTGGACATAGTAGCAACTGTTCTTGTTTTGTCAATATTCTGGTATACTTCCCCTAGGAGGTTGAAAGAGACTTTTTATATACGCGTATGACTGAGACAACACAAGAATCAGCTGGAGGAACTCAGAAAGATGCGAAGCCATCGTGGGTTTCGTTGTTGCTTGATATGGTCTCACGACACGCCAAGGAAGTTGTCGGCGGAGCACTTGCGATTGCCGGCACAGTCGAAGGGGATATTCGCGCATTCATTATGCGGTTTATCCGAGAGATTGTGCTGGGCATGGTGTTTCTCTTGATCGGATTTGGGTTTGTTGTGTTTGGTCTCGGAATGGCATTGGTCGAGGTGTTTCGTCTCGGACCATCGGCAGGACCGCTCGTTGTGGGGACGCTCTTCGTTGCAACGGGCGCACTTCTCTTGATGTTTTCCCGACGGTAAAGGTGGTAGCACAAGAATGCGCGTGGCAGGTTCTATTCTTCACAGAAGTATTAATGTTAATATCACTATCCTATGAATGATTTTATGGATCGAGCAAAGAAAGAAGTTGGAAAAGCGTCGGAGAAAGCTGGTGAGATGCGAGACACCGTCGTCGAGAAGGCGGGACAAGCGCGGGAGAAAATCGCCGAAACAGCGGATGATGCGCGGGAGTATGTCAAGGAAAATCCTGTTAAATCAACCGGCATAGCCCTCGGTGTTGGCGCTGCCATAGGAGCCATTGTCGGCTTCTTCACCGGGAGGAAGAAATAGTTCTCTCGTTATCATGGATTTGACACGAACCTTCTCTTCGGAGAGGGTTTTTGTTATTATGAGGACATGAATGAATTTTTCAAAAATCCGTGGACGTGGCTTCTCGTTCTGTTTGTGTTGGTTTCGGGGGGTGTGGGCATCTTCTTGTTTCGGGGAGATTCAGCAAGAGTGGTTGAGAACGAAATGCGAGATACGTCGGCGAACGCGACAAGTGAGGTGCTTTCACAAGAGGACTCCGCGGGTATTGTCGAGAAGCTCGAAGCGGGAAATGCGATGCCGAGAGAAGCGGAGAGTGGTGATAATGCGGCTAGCGCATCTAATCAAGCAATGCCAAATGAACAAGAATCTGCTTCGTCGCCAGCTTCAGCAATGGAAGTACCAACATCATCGCCGGAAGTGGCAGCGCCTTCACAGGAGCAGGAGGTAGCTGTGTCGAAACAGGATTCGGGCGGAAAATTCTCGATAGAGAATCGACTCGTATCATGGGGATTTACCAAGGCGAGCGGGCGGACAATTGATACGGTGGTCGTTCACTCGACCTACAATGCGACGGGTGGCGACCCATTCTCGGTTTCGAAAATTATTGATATCTACAAGAGCTATGGTGTGTCGCCGCATTATCTGGTCGCGCGAGATGGCGCGGTGTATCGCATGGTTGAAGAAAAGAATATTGCCTACCATGCAGGGGATTCCGAGATGCCCGACGGTCGGACGAATGTGAATGCGTTTTCGATTGGCATCGAAGTAATTGGGAAGGATAACGGCAGCCCGAGTGATGCGCAGTATGTCTCGCTCAAAAAACTTCTTGCCGATATCAAGAGTCGAAATAGCATCAAACATATCGTGGGACACAGTGATATCGCGCCGGGAAGAAAGACTGATCCGTGGGGATTTGATTGGAAAAAGATAGGTGGAAAAATTTTGTAGAGACGCAAGATTTTGCGTCTTTCGGTATTTGGATTTTTATGCAGAAGCAACAAGAGTGCAGGTTTCTTTTTCATGTTGAGGAAGTGGCGACACATGTCGTTTTGTTTCGTGGCGCGGAGGAAATCGGGCGGGTACGCATCGAGCCCAATCGGGAGTTGTTGGAGAAAATTTTGCCAGTGATTGACGGGCTTCTTTTGGAACATAAACTTTTGCCGAGCGACATCACTGATATAAAAGTTGAATCGGAGTTGCCGGATGGCTATTCCTCTCGCCGTATCGCAGAGACGGTCGCGGGTGTGTGGAAGCGATTTAAGCGTTCTTGAGGGGCAGTAACATTTGAGATTGTTTCAGTTGTAATAGAATTCAGGAACTTACTATTGACAAATATAAATTATTTGTTTAGTATAAGGAAGTTATTTTGACAACTACAAGAGAGGTATTTTCTCAATGTGTCTTGCAGATTTTCCGGAAAGAAAAAGTTTTTGGGTTGATGTGGTTGTACATAGAAAGGAAGGAAGTGATCGGAGTTCATTTCTCGTTCCGAGTGTTGCTCGTGCATTGGAATGTGCACAAAGGTACTACTCGGATTTTTCAGGAACAGGAGAAATACTCCTCTTTGTTGAAAGAGGTGATAGTGGCTATGAAAAAGAATCCTTGTTATTCGTTCATTTCAACAGAGGAGAATACGATGGCGACGCAGTGTAAGTCTAGGAAAGGAAAGGGGAAACGCGAGCATGCACCGAGAGATGTTGCCGTGAAGAGTGGCTTGCAGCAAGGGTATTTCGCAAAAAAGTACGCCGGCAGTATATCGTCGAAAGTTTCATTCTCTTCAGCTCACGCCCACGCTGAATGGCAGCGTCGGCAGGACAATGATGGAATATGACAGAGGTAGGTAGCTGAACTTAAATTTATTGGAACGCTCAGAGCTTTGCTCGGGCGTTTTCTTTTTTGACACTTTGGGGCTGAAACGATAGGATAGAGGCAGATAAATTCTTGGAAAATCCCTATGAATACGGCGGAAATAACCATGGACAAGATTGTCTCGCTCGCAAAGCGACGCGGCTTTGTTTTTCCGGGGAGTGATATTTACGGGGGGCTTGCGAATTCGTGGGACTACGGTCCATACGGCGCGCAGCTCAAGAAGAACATCAAAGATCATTGGTGGAAGACCTTTGTCGAGAGTCGTGATGATATGGTTGGGCTCGATGCCGCTATTGTTATGAATCCAAAGGTATGGGAAGCGAGCGGGCATATTTCTGGTTTCAATGACTTCCTAGTTGAGTGCAAGGAATGCCATGAGCGACTACGACCGGATCAGCATCTCGATGCGGTGAATCAAAACGAATTCATGTTGTCATTCTCGGAAATGACATTCAAGAAAATGGAGATTGAGAAGCTCAAGAAAGAAGCGTCTCCAGATCAGGCAACAGTAGAGAAATACGAACATGATATTGAGAAGCTTGCCGAGAAGCTCTTTGGTGCTTTGCGAACCATTGCGTGTCCGCATTGTGGGAAGCGCGATTGGTCGCATCCGACACTCTTCAATCTCATGTTCAAGACTTTCATAGGTCCTGCCGAAGAGAGCGCCAACATTGCCTATCTTCGTCCGGAGACGGCGCAGGCGATGTTTGTGGATTTTCCACTGGTCGCCGGTGTGTCAAGAAAACGCTTGCCGTTTGGTATTGCTCAAATCGGAAAGGCATTTCGCAATGAAATAACGCCAGGGAATTTCATCTTTCGTACGCGGGAGTTTGAGCAAATGGAAATAGAATATTTTTTTGACTCCAAGAAACGAGAGTGGAATGACGTATTTGGTTATTGGCAGGGAGAGATGGAAGGATGGATGCAATCGGTTGGCATGGATATGGATCGAGTACACCCGACGGAGATAGCCGAGAATGAACGAGCACACTATTCGGCGCGTACGGTGGACTTCGAATTCGACTATCCCTTCGGACGAAAAGAGCTCTTCGGACTTGCCTGTCGGACGGACTATGACCTTTCGCGTCACGCGAAGTTCTCTGGTCGGGATATGACATGGCAGGATCCTGAGACGAAAGAAAAGATTACGCCATTTGTGATTGAGCCAACATTTGGACTTGATCGCGGGCTTCTCGCGATTCTTCTTTCCGCCTATGATGAGGAGATGCTGGAAGGCGGTGAGACACGCATCGTGCTTCGCTTGGCAAAATCGATTGCTCCAGTGAAGGTTGCCATATTCCCGCTCATGAAAAATAAACCCGAGCTTGTTGCGAAGGCGCGTGAGGTATTTGATATTCTCAAGAAAGATGTCGTCTGCGAATTTGATGACAACGGCAATGTTGGGAAGCGATATCGACGTCAGGACGAGATCGGGACGCCGTACTGCGTGACGATTGACTTTCAGACTCTTGATGATGGCACGGTGACGGTGCGCGACCGCGACACGATGAAACAAGAGCGACAGTCGCTCGCCGACCTCGGGAATTATTTGTGGGAACATCTTCGGTAAAGAATTTTTTGGGAGGAGGCGATTTTATTCTTGAATGTCTGTCGTTATGCACTACGAAAAAATTGTTTTGTCGAATGGATTGCGGGTAATTTTGGCGCCGATGAAAGAGGCGGAAACGGTGACGGTGCTTATCACGACGGCGACGGGGTCGCGATATGAAACGAAGAAAGAGGGTGGGCTTTCGCATTTCTTGGAGCACATGTTTTTCAAGGGGACGAAGAAACGCCCAACGGCTCTTTCGATTAGTGAAGAACTCGATGCGGTTGGCGGGGAATACAATGCCTTCACATCGAAGGATCGAACTGCTTACTATGCCAAAGTTGACAAGAAGCATGCTGAGATGGCGCTTGATATCGTGAGCGATATTTTCCTCAACTCGACGCTTCCGGCAGAGGAGATTGATCGCGAGCGGGGACCGATTTTGCAGGAGCTCAATATGTATGAGGACACGCCAGTGCGACATGTAGGTGATGTATTTGAAATGCTCCTCTACGGAGAGCATCCGCTTGGACGAGACATCATTGGGACGCGAGAGAATATCAAGAGCTTCAAACGCTCGGAATTTATCCGCTATCTCAATCGCGCCTATGTTGCCTCAAATGTCGTTGTTGGCATTGCGGGAAACTTCGATGCCGCTTGGGCAAAGAAGATAATCGAGCGGAGTTTTGCGGATATGCGAACAGGGAAGAATCCCGAGCGAAAGAAAATTACTGAGAAGCAGAAAGCTCCTGCTGTGCTCTTGCAGAGTAAGAAGACTGACCAGACGCACTTCATCCTCGGTGTGCGGACATTTGATTTCTTTCATGCGGATCGATATACGCTTGCGGTTCTTTCGACGATACTTGGTGGTGGCATGTCGAGTCGGCTCTTTATGGCGGTTCGCGAGCGGCGCGGTCTCGCCTATAGTGTGCACACGGGGACGGACGCATATCACGATGCGGGGTATCTCTCGACGCAATGCGGT
Proteins encoded:
- a CDS encoding efflux RND transporter permease subunit, coding for MSKNTSHDTSSDSEYLRKLEFDPALRKSAFNFFVTRPRVILLLITAITIWGLWSFFQLPRESNPEIKIPVGIVITPFPGASPSDVEELVTKKIETKISGLSGIKKITSNSANSLSLVTVEYEANEPIDDAIRNLRDAVSEVKSDLPDDANDPSVKEVSFDDQPILTIALSGPIDGLALRSLADTASDELKKIPGVREVKVSGGDEREFSVAYDPAKLSALGISPDEANRAIALTNRAVPAGTFDGSRFSYPVRTDARFFNADTLGNIPIRFSANGGAVLLKDIATVEERAIKRTVLSRLSISGSIPASAVTLDITKRTGGSIIETVDEAEKTMSQLSASFPGGVEWTTTVDLAKEIRKNFDELTRDFFLTVGLVVGTLILIVGLKEALIAGLTIPLVFFITFGTMLLSGISLNFLSLFSLLLSMGLLVDDAIVVVSATKQYLRTGKFTPEEAVLLVLRDFKVVLTTTTLTTMWAFLPLLLATGLIGQFIKSIPVTVSVTLTASLGIALMINHPLAAALERIRFTKNWFIIATIFLLGLGTYGLSFRNFWGFAIAGVSFIIAIRLLLWYFLRKGKILLANNSALVDAEWADENLIKTRLKEAGNRENGTLKDRFIHGIIHFDRIIPPYERLLRSVLSSTRRKWTVLIGTGAIFISAVLLPVLGIVPVEFFPASDEDLIFVNVEAPTGLKLDETNTIVQQVEHKLLAYPEIVNFSTVVGNAGVSQDGTGSTSGNSSHLAGIVIKLSDKHDRSRTSSAIADALRTDVSDIKDADIRIASQQGGPPSGAAFEARISGDDLKTIDEIARDLKGILATIPGTTNINSSLKNAPADYTFTLNHDRLAYYGLDATSVGSTLRMAISGIEVTTVLRDNKEISVNARFAERSIPSLDDVRNIEFRNASGNMIRLSDLATIELKPSVDSITRIDQKRTALLSAGVNTDVRPAEILTAFQKKVKESYHLPDGYSLSYGGENEQNQESVASILRALVIAIALIVATLIIQFNSVKQAAIVLTTLPLAMIGVFVGMAIFHVPLSFPGLIGILALFGIVVKNAIILIDKMNLNWASGLEHTEAIIDAGKSRIEAIFITSFATILGLIPITLSDALWRALGTAIIFGLAVSSFFTLLIVPVLSSMLVKKNPIKSASR
- a CDS encoding efflux RND transporter periplasmic adaptor subunit; its protein translation is MPFPMPQSRRSTLWIFTILLIIIGSVWVFLSQKNTSKSQEETLKTDEITPLQVTAKKARDLKSTTTEDHLPGVIVPENETTLLATTSGTISSAPFEVGSTVALGSMLFRIDTPFGSAVSKDGLLSETIRQAEIAVSLANKAYKDAARLTEKDSTKSTANTLARNLAKLRLESATIALDNARNSALVRATLSGIISEKNVAVGSTVSPGTTLATIASGTAPKIRFQVSTDTRHALALSDTITVTSGNVSSEARIISLGAIADSSTGKFPIEAKLSDKSLRAGSIATVTLKTERALTNVSTFSLPLSAITTGQDGSFFFIEEEGKAKKVIATSVTVSGETGIVSADISDDTNIIIESGRILEEGVSVSTEE
- a CDS encoding RNHCP domain-containing protein encodes the protein MSSKFFQKRVEDFSCGHCAAAVSGDGYTNHCPHCLWSRHVDIHPGDRLSRCGELMEPVSAFLEHGEWQVQHHCLSCGYEKKNRLAADDDMSVLAKIVHGEK
- a CDS encoding lamin tail domain-containing protein; translated protein: MTARTAFSAYIKQSALLAISLGSAFFVLTEIAEAQENSWNVFIRTVQTSGDTTSEDFIEIRNDEDCALDLSGWKLRKRIGSGSESSVKVFGDTSNTLPPGATLLWANSANSFASTLHATESSTATLTDNNSLALLDTDDAIVDSLSWGIVNKPFRSDEPNVRNPEAHEMIVRISKTNAPSIEKAFLPTRQTSSHTSVDFCGASKDHVGDAHIVLSEILANPKGDESKNEFIELENRSSKTVDLSKWTLRDASKTGKYTFPTKSAIEPNAFLTIFRPDFIFALNNSHETVTLEDATGTKSDSISWDTTHENISLARDGSAWRNTKFLTPGEANRFGNDPSAKTSVPKEGFAKISLEFTAKIRDKDRDKTKVVWDFGDGHKSYKKDTMHTFAKTGRYTVKLTYTDGIADKTKTFHVKIEKYVAPKVRIVSLMPNPQGADTNRESILVQNKSKKNVNLKKWSISTKSKRTTKNFTNHVIHEDFLLKPGESKTLTHQESAFTLGNTRQYIELRDPQGKTLQHIHYKLDKSAPDNAEFFKIPNHPWQWRLPIPLDATENVQ
- a CDS encoding DUF883 family protein, with translation MNDFMDRAKKEVGKASEKAGEMRDTVVEKAGQAREKIAETADDAREYVKENPVKSTGIALGVGAAIGAIVGFFTGRKK
- a CDS encoding N-acetylmuramoyl-L-alanine amidase; this translates as MNEFFKNPWTWLLVLFVLVSGGVGIFLFRGDSARVVENEMRDTSANATSEVLSQEDSAGIVEKLEAGNAMPREAESGDNAASASNQAMPNEQESASSPASAMEVPTSSPEVAAPSQEQEVAVSKQDSGGKFSIENRLVSWGFTKASGRTIDTVVVHSTYNATGGDPFSVSKIIDIYKSYGVSPHYLVARDGAVYRMVEEKNIAYHAGDSEMPDGRTNVNAFSIGIEVIGKDNGSPSDAQYVSLKKLLADIKSRNSIKHIVGHSDIAPGRKTDPWGFDWKKIGGKIL